Within the Helicobacter ibis genome, the region CAATAGAGGCATGTGGTGCAAATGATAAAATATGCATAAATGACAAAATAAGAAATGTAACAGATTTTGAAGGAATAAGTGGAAAATTCTCTCTGCAAAATGGAGAAGCAATAAGAAGTGCCGTAATAAATGAAGTAAAAAATGGTAAATTGGTATATAAAACAACTATTGAACCATAAGGAATAAGACTTGGATTTTTTGACATTAATACAGCAATGCATAAATGGTATTAGTCTAGGAAGCACATATGCCCTAATCGCCATAGGATACACTATGGTATATGGGTGTTTGAGACTTATTAACTTTGCTCATGCAGATATTATGATGGTTGGTGCTTTTTTGAGTTTTTTTGCTATAAACTCTCTTGGACTTCCATTTATTGCATCTGCTATATTTGCAATACTTCTATGCATACTACTTGGTATTATAATAGACAAGATAGCTTATTTGCCACTTCGTTCAGCTCCTAGAATCTCAATGCTTATAACTGCAATTGGTATTAGCTTTTTTTTAGAAAATATATTTAATGTATTTTTCGGTTCAACTCCGAAATTTTTTAACGCACCAGAGTTTCTAAGCCAAAACATAAACATAGTAGGTATAAGCCTGACACATATAACAATTATAATACCAGCAGTAACAATTCTACTATTAATTATGTTGTTGCAATTTTTATATAATACAAAACAAGGCATGGCAATTAGAGCAACTGCATTTGACATACACACAATAGG harbors:
- a CDS encoding branched-chain amino acid ABC transporter permease, whose protein sequence is MDFLTLIQQCINGISLGSTYALIAIGYTMVYGCLRLINFAHADIMMVGAFLSFFAINSLGLPFIASAIFAILLCILLGIIIDKIAYLPLRSAPRISMLITAIGISFFLENIFNVFFGSTPKFFNAPEFLSQNINIVGISLTHITIIIPAVTILLLIMLLQFLYNTKQGMAIRATAFDIHTIGLMGINVNTIIAIVFAIGSSLAGIGGIFYAVSYPTIDPLMGVLIGLKAFAAAVLGGIGSVGGAVLGGFILGFTEVMAVAIFPNLGGYKDAFAFLFLILVLLFRPVGIMGDWKLEKSRF